A portion of the SAR116 cluster alpha proteobacterium HIMB100 genome contains these proteins:
- a CDS encoding Integrase (PFAM: Phage integrase family) encodes MFIRTATRNTDYVITLLGDRPIGSYSSSQAAQFRDWCLKQGMTVRTVKRVFASVRAIVNKAITEHDYDCSNAFSKTFFPEEENVSKRKPIPIEDIRAIQAKCMEMDDDIRWLIALISDTGMRLGEAVGLLKEDIILEHDVSHVRLIPHPWRRLKTRGSQRDIPLVGASLWACKRLIEANNDSIFAFPRYCNKKTANANSASGALNKWLQEFVPDGCVVHSFRHSIRDRLRAEHCPADMIDQIGGWTNAGVGQEYGEGYQINILISYMAKLPNAFSE; translated from the coding sequence GTGTTTATCAGAACAGCTACTCGTAACACTGACTATGTCATCACTCTCTTAGGTGACAGACCAATAGGCTCTTATTCATCCTCACAGGCTGCACAGTTCCGTGACTGGTGTTTAAAGCAAGGCATGACTGTAAGGACAGTGAAGCGTGTCTTTGCGTCTGTCCGAGCCATTGTGAACAAAGCCATTACAGAACATGATTATGACTGTTCCAATGCCTTTTCCAAGACGTTCTTCCCTGAAGAAGAAAATGTATCCAAACGTAAACCCATTCCCATTGAAGACATCAGAGCCATCCAAGCCAAGTGCATGGAAATGGATGACGATATACGCTGGCTGATAGCCCTTATATCAGACACAGGAATGAGACTTGGAGAGGCTGTAGGGCTGCTTAAAGAGGACATTATCCTTGAACATGATGTGTCTCATGTAAGGCTCATTCCTCATCCATGGAGACGTTTAAAGACAAGAGGCAGTCAAAGAGACATCCCTCTTGTAGGTGCTTCTCTGTGGGCTTGTAAGAGGCTTATAGAGGCAAATAATGATAGTATCTTTGCCTTTCCCAGATACTGCAATAAGAAGACTGCTAATGCTAATTCTGCCAGTGGTGCATTAAACAAGTGGCTTCAGGAGTTTGTGCCAGATGGATGCGTGGTTCACTCGTTTAGGCACAGCATTAGAGACCGGCTCAGAGCTGAACATTGCCCTGCGGATATGATTGACCAGATAGGTGGTTGGACAAATGCTGGTGTTGGGCAGGAATACGGAGAAGGATATCAAATAAATATACTGATATCTTACATGGCGAAGTTACCCAATGCATTTAGTGAATAG
- a CDS encoding site-specific recombinase XerD (PFAM: Phage integrase family), with amino-acid sequence MGIQLTKVTAPYLIRKRGMFYLQKRVPKALVGHYGKEFIRKSMRTRDRLQAIRISSQLVAALEKEWSDKLFAIPDDVRATLFLSKPKHTVPVLSAALTDYCTMKGRLDDKRFMVFTQRVAGEVIAIAGDKLISAYTRADALAFRDRLLGRGVTTATVKRNFECIRAIWNYSAREHGLVTANPFANMNYGNGSASVTRKPIPIENIRMMQQVCFEIDDDIRWLVALLSDTGMRLAEAAGLAISDVHLDAEIPFVRLSEHRWRRLKTKGSQRNIPLVGTSLWAANRVVANATNEFAFPRYCSAEGCKADYASNTLNKWLQEFVPDGCVVHSFRHSIRDRLRAEHCPADMIDQIGGWRKKSVGEGYGDGHKLRNMLEVFLSLTLDYSEETYNKGRGFYKTTHCLRHSMSDRLRQVECPLEIIEAILGHSNQSTSMLYGSGYNLELKANHLNKIALRYP; translated from the coding sequence TTGGGGATACAATTGACTAAGGTTACGGCACCTTACCTCATCCGTAAGCGAGGTATGTTTTACCTGCAGAAACGCGTTCCTAAAGCTCTGGTTGGGCATTACGGCAAGGAATTCATCCGTAAATCCATGCGAACGCGTGACAGGCTTCAAGCAATCAGGATTTCATCACAGCTGGTAGCAGCGTTGGAAAAGGAATGGTCAGACAAGCTGTTTGCCATTCCAGATGATGTCCGAGCAACATTGTTTTTATCCAAGCCAAAACATACTGTCCCTGTCTTGTCAGCTGCCCTCACTGATTACTGCACGATGAAGGGAAGGCTGGATGACAAGAGGTTCATGGTATTCACCCAGCGGGTCGCAGGTGAGGTTATCGCCATTGCAGGAGATAAACTCATATCTGCATATACCCGGGCTGACGCACTGGCTTTCCGAGATAGGTTGCTGGGAAGGGGCGTCACCACTGCAACAGTGAAACGCAACTTTGAGTGCATACGAGCTATCTGGAACTATTCAGCCCGCGAACACGGATTGGTAACAGCCAACCCGTTCGCCAATATGAATTACGGTAATGGCTCTGCATCAGTTACTCGCAAACCCATACCCATAGAAAACATACGAATGATGCAGCAGGTATGTTTTGAAATAGACGATGATATACGCTGGTTGGTGGCCTTGTTGTCTGATACAGGCATGAGGTTAGCAGAAGCAGCTGGTCTGGCTATCTCTGACGTTCATTTAGATGCTGAGATACCCTTTGTAAGACTCTCAGAGCATCGCTGGCGGCGATTAAAGACTAAGGGTAGTCAGAGAAACATACCGCTCGTAGGTACCTCTCTGTGGGCCGCAAATCGCGTTGTTGCAAATGCCACAAACGAGTTTGCCTTTCCTCGATATTGCTCTGCTGAGGGCTGTAAGGCTGACTATGCCAGCAACACCCTAAACAAGTGGCTTCAGGAGTTTGTGCCAGATGGATGCGTGGTTCACTCGTTTAGGCACAGCATTAGAGACCGGCTCAGAGCTGAACATTGCCCTGCGGATATGATTGACCAGATAGGTGGTTGGAGAAAGAAGTCAGTTGGAGAAGGTTATGGAGATGGGCACAAGCTTAGAAATATGCTGGAAGTGTTCTTATCCCTCACCCTTGATTACAGCGAAGAGACCTATAATAAGGGAAGAGGCTTTTATAAAACCACACACTGTCTGAGACACTCAATGTCTGACAGATTAAGACAAGTAGAATGCCCTCTAGAGATTATTGAAGCAATTCTGGGACACTCTAATCAGTCTACATCGATGTTATATGGGAGTGGGTACAACTTGGAGTTGAAGGCTAATCATCTAAATAAAATAGCCCTCAGATATCCTTGA
- a CDS encoding lipoate-protein ligase B (PFAM: Biotin/lipoate A/B protein ligase family~TIGRFAM: lipoate-protein ligase B), translated as MRQVQNHSPFWQLIPPPSPYESAVQQMEAHARAVIAGTAQEAVFMTSHEAVYTAGTSAKREELLAPSGMPVVQTGRGGQWTWHGPGQLVLWPVLDLNQRQRDVRAYIFALEGWMIDVLGCFGVTGERRDGLPGIWVRRGDDGRPDRLDKIVAVGVRISKWVTMHGVALNHEPDLTHYDGIIPCGVDSTATDGGGVTSLADLGLMISPEELEMAVKDCFPNWFGTGAAMGRDITSA; from the coding sequence ATGAGACAGGTGCAAAATCATTCCCCCTTCTGGCAGCTGATCCCGCCCCCCTCGCCTTATGAAAGCGCGGTTCAGCAGATGGAAGCCCATGCCCGGGCCGTAATCGCGGGCACAGCACAAGAGGCTGTGTTCATGACCAGCCATGAAGCGGTCTATACCGCGGGCACATCAGCCAAGCGTGAAGAATTGCTCGCCCCCTCAGGCATGCCAGTGGTACAGACAGGGCGCGGCGGGCAATGGACCTGGCACGGGCCGGGCCAGCTGGTCCTCTGGCCGGTGCTGGATTTAAACCAGCGCCAGCGGGATGTACGGGCCTATATTTTTGCGCTGGAAGGCTGGATGATTGATGTGCTGGGCTGTTTTGGCGTGACAGGGGAACGGCGGGACGGGCTGCCCGGTATCTGGGTCAGGCGCGGGGATGACGGCCGGCCTGACCGGCTGGATAAAATTGTGGCGGTGGGCGTGCGCATATCAAAATGGGTGACGATGCATGGGGTCGCCCTGAACCATGAGCCGGATTTAACTCACTATGACGGGATTATCCCCTGCGGCGTGGACAGCACAGCAACAGATGGGGGCGGCGTGACCAGCCTGGCTGACCTCGGCCTGATGATCTCACCAGAAGAGCTGGAAATGGCAGTCAAAGATTGTTTTCCGAACTGGTTCGGCACCGGGGCGGCGATGGGGCGGGACATCACATCTGCGTGA
- a CDS encoding acetyl/propionyl-CoA carboxylase, alpha subunit (PFAM: Carbamoyl-phosphate synthase L chain, ATP binding domain; Biotin carboxylase C-terminal domain; Carbamoyl-phosphate synthase L chain, N-terminal domain; Biotin-requiring enzyme~TIGRFAM: acetyl-CoA carboxylase, biotin carboxylase subunit), which yields MTKPLFSKLLIANRGEIACRVMRTAKALGIATVAVYSDADAAAPHVLLADEAVHIGPPPSRESYLRADRIIQAAKDTGAEAIHPGYGFLSENAGFVEAVQAAGLTFVGPDVHAIQVMGDKIESKALAKSAGVSCVPGTDGAVSDIDEAMAEAEKIGYPVMVKASAGGGGKGMRVIESAADMADGMRAAMNEARNAFGDDRVFIEKFVVKPRHIEIQVLADTHGHAVYLGERECSVQRRHQKVIEEAPSSFISDETRRAMGEQAVALAKAVNYRSAGTVEFIVGADQDFYFLEMNTRLQVEHPVTEEVYGLDLVEMMLRVAAGEKLPMQQADITPKGWSIEARLYAEDSARGFLPSTGQLLRYRAPAGEGVRADSGVAEGGMISMFYDPMIAKLIATAPTRPEAIDKLRLALDHYQVAGVATNRQFLSSILSDADFRNGDITTGFIAEKYGDAFVAEAPEATICENLAALATCFYGRGQARLQYDDHEQLSFVAVLNGQDTPVHLHWARVRGADQVVINGDRVVRVTGALDQPVSKAGILFDGTIDEIPVAIQIDADDHYFTLHAGAHSLSLRLYPAHAAPYIPYMPEPQSGLADNVVATPMPGLLTSVMVAAGDRVEQGQDVAIIEAMKMENVLTAGMSGTVEAIEAATGANLNVDDIILTITPDE from the coding sequence ATGACAAAGCCTCTGTTTTCCAAACTTCTGATTGCCAATCGCGGAGAGATTGCCTGCCGGGTTATGCGCACAGCCAAAGCCCTCGGCATTGCAACGGTTGCGGTTTATTCTGATGCGGATGCCGCTGCCCCACATGTGTTGTTGGCGGATGAGGCGGTGCATATCGGCCCGCCTCCGTCACGTGAAAGCTATCTGCGGGCAGACCGGATTATTCAGGCCGCCAAAGATACAGGGGCTGAAGCCATTCACCCAGGCTATGGATTTCTGTCTGAAAATGCTGGTTTTGTTGAGGCGGTTCAGGCCGCTGGCCTGACCTTTGTCGGCCCTGATGTACACGCTATTCAGGTCATGGGTGACAAGATTGAATCAAAGGCGCTTGCCAAATCAGCGGGCGTATCCTGCGTTCCTGGTACAGACGGCGCAGTCAGCGATATTGATGAGGCTATGGCAGAGGCAGAGAAGATCGGCTATCCGGTCATGGTCAAGGCATCTGCCGGTGGTGGCGGCAAGGGTATGCGCGTCATTGAAAGCGCGGCTGATATGGCAGACGGGATGCGCGCAGCGATGAATGAAGCGCGCAACGCTTTTGGTGATGATCGTGTCTTTATTGAAAAATTCGTGGTGAAGCCGCGCCATATTGAAATTCAGGTTCTGGCCGATACGCATGGCCACGCGGTCTATCTGGGCGAACGTGAATGTTCGGTCCAGCGCCGCCATCAAAAGGTTATCGAAGAAGCTCCGTCCAGCTTTATCTCTGATGAGACCCGCCGCGCCATGGGTGAACAGGCGGTCGCGCTGGCCAAGGCGGTGAATTATCGTTCTGCGGGCACAGTTGAATTTATTGTTGGCGCGGATCAGGATTTTTACTTTCTGGAGATGAATACCCGCCTGCAGGTCGAACATCCGGTCACAGAAGAAGTCTATGGCCTTGATCTGGTGGAAATGATGCTGCGTGTGGCTGCAGGCGAAAAGCTGCCTATGCAACAGGCGGATATCACGCCAAAAGGCTGGTCGATAGAGGCCCGTCTCTATGCTGAGGATTCAGCCAGAGGGTTTCTGCCCTCAACCGGCCAGCTGCTGCGCTACCGTGCACCGGCAGGTGAGGGCGTGCGTGCAGATTCAGGTGTGGCGGAAGGCGGCATGATCTCCATGTTTTATGATCCGATGATCGCTAAGCTGATTGCCACTGCCCCGACCCGGCCTGAGGCAATCGACAAGCTGCGTCTAGCGCTTGACCATTATCAGGTTGCCGGTGTGGCGACCAACCGCCAGTTCCTCTCCTCCATCTTATCAGATGCTGATTTCCGTAATGGTGATATCACCACAGGCTTTATTGCTGAAAAATATGGCGATGCGTTTGTGGCAGAGGCCCCTGAGGCGACAATCTGTGAAAATCTGGCCGCGCTGGCGACCTGTTTTTATGGCCGGGGCCAGGCCCGTCTGCAATATGATGATCATGAGCAACTGTCCTTTGTGGCCGTCCTGAATGGACAGGACACCCCTGTTCACCTGCACTGGGCACGAGTGCGCGGGGCTGATCAGGTGGTGATAAATGGCGACCGTGTGGTCCGCGTTACCGGCGCGCTGGACCAGCCTGTATCAAAGGCGGGCATCCTGTTTGACGGGACCATTGATGAAATTCCGGTGGCGATCCAGATTGATGCGGATGATCATTATTTCACCCTTCATGCCGGGGCACACAGCCTGTCTCTGCGGCTCTATCCGGCTCATGCCGCCCCCTATATCCCATATATGCCTGAACCACAGTCAGGCCTGGCGGATAATGTGGTGGCCACACCTATGCCGGGCTTGCTGACCTCTGTCATGGTGGCGGCAGGGGACCGTGTTGAACAGGGCCAGGATGTCGCCATTATCGAAGCGATGAAGATGGAAAATGTGCTCACTGCGGGCATGTCCGGCACGGTTGAGGCGATAGAGGCCGCAACAGGCGCAAACCTGAATGTGGATGATATTATTCTGACCATCACGCCGGATGAATAA
- a CDS encoding acetyl-CoA carboxylase, carboxyltransferase component (subunits alpha and beta) (PFAM: Carboxyl transferase domain), which yields MKPILDELEARREQARAGGGAARVDRQHEKHKLTARERLHVLLDEGSFEEWDMFVEHRCTDFGMADSKVPGDGVVTGFGRISGRPVFVYSQDFTVLGGSLSETHAAKICKIMDQALKVGVPVVGLNDSGGARIQEGVASLGGYAEVFQRNVLASGVVPQISLVMGPCAGGAVYSPAITDFIFMVEGSSYMFVTGPDVVKTVTHEDLTAEELGGASQHTKTSGVAHGAFANDLDMLMQTRRLMSFLPLSNREEAPVLQTTDPVDRPSAVLDGIIPDNPNMPYDMKKVVREIVDDGDIFEIHENFAGNIICCFGRIDGQSVGIVANQPLVLAGCLDINASRKAARFVRFCDAFNIPLVTLVDVPGFMPGKAQEEGGIINHGAKLLFAYAEATVPKITLITRKAYGGAYDVMASKHLRGDVNYAWPTAEIAVMGPEGAARIIFRDAAKDPEKLAEATAEYRQKFANPFVAASRGYLDDIIMPRNSRRRIARALTMLKDKDLSNPPRKHDNLPL from the coding sequence ATGAAGCCGATTTTGGATGAGCTTGAAGCAAGACGTGAACAGGCACGCGCTGGTGGCGGAGCGGCACGTGTCGACCGTCAACACGAAAAACATAAGCTGACCGCAAGAGAACGGCTTCATGTTCTTCTGGATGAGGGCTCATTTGAAGAATGGGATATGTTTGTTGAACATCGCTGTACTGATTTTGGTATGGCTGACAGCAAAGTTCCTGGTGATGGCGTCGTTACGGGTTTTGGTCGCATTTCAGGACGGCCTGTCTTTGTCTATTCTCAGGATTTTACGGTTCTGGGTGGCTCCTTGTCAGAAACGCATGCTGCGAAAATCTGCAAAATTATGGATCAGGCACTGAAAGTAGGCGTGCCTGTGGTCGGTCTGAATGATTCAGGCGGCGCGCGGATCCAAGAAGGTGTGGCGTCTCTTGGCGGCTATGCAGAGGTGTTTCAGCGTAATGTTCTGGCCTCTGGCGTGGTTCCCCAAATTTCGCTTGTAATGGGGCCTTGTGCGGGCGGCGCGGTATATTCGCCAGCGATTACAGATTTTATTTTCATGGTGGAAGGCTCATCTTACATGTTCGTTACTGGCCCTGATGTGGTCAAGACAGTAACGCATGAAGATTTAACCGCCGAAGAATTAGGCGGGGCAAGCCAGCATACCAAAACCTCTGGTGTGGCTCATGGCGCGTTCGCCAATGATCTGGATATGTTGATGCAGACTCGTCGTCTGATGAGCTTCCTGCCCTTATCAAACCGCGAAGAAGCCCCTGTTTTGCAGACAACTGATCCGGTGGATCGTCCTTCTGCGGTTCTGGACGGCATCATCCCGGATAATCCGAATATGCCATATGATATGAAAAAGGTGGTCCGCGAGATCGTGGATGACGGTGACATTTTCGAAATTCATGAAAATTTTGCTGGCAATATCATTTGTTGTTTTGGCCGCATAGATGGCCAGTCTGTAGGCATTGTTGCAAACCAGCCTTTGGTGCTGGCAGGGTGCCTTGATATCAACGCCTCGCGCAAGGCAGCCCGGTTTGTGCGGTTCTGTGATGCGTTTAATATTCCGCTTGTTACGCTGGTTGACGTGCCGGGCTTTATGCCAGGCAAGGCCCAGGAAGAAGGCGGAATTATCAATCATGGGGCCAAATTGCTGTTTGCCTATGCTGAAGCGACGGTGCCAAAAATCACGCTGATTACCCGTAAAGCCTATGGCGGGGCTTATGATGTGATGGCGTCCAAACATTTGCGTGGTGATGTAAATTATGCCTGGCCAACAGCTGAAATTGCGGTGATGGGTCCGGAAGGGGCCGCCCGTATCATTTTCCGTGATGCCGCCAAGGATCCCGAAAAGCTGGCTGAGGCCACAGCCGAATATCGTCAGAAATTTGCTAACCCGTTTGTGGCCGCCAGCCGCGGCTATTTAGATGATATCATCATGCCACGAAACAGCCGTCGCCGGATTGCCCGTGCGCTGACCATGCTGAAAGATAAGGATTTATCCAATCCGCCGCGCAAGCATGACAATCTGCCTCTGTAA
- a CDS encoding chaperone required for the assembly of F1-ATPase (PFAM: ATP12 chaperone protein), translating into MKRFYKDVTVKKSDTGYQICLDGRPVRSPEKAIITVPTPELAEAVQAEWQAVDEDIQPEDMPLYSMAVTVTDRVTPQRQTLANELAAYLHDDVLRYRSEEDLDLAARQTEKWDPWLSWAAEACGLKLPVTSGLMPLTADKAVEQIILDRLNPLGDARFGCLYRAATLSGSVVLGLAFEEGVVNADDVFETAFLDELYQNSLWGADEEAAHRQQMIRSELKDVERFMNMLNHQ; encoded by the coding sequence ATGAAGCGCTTCTATAAAGATGTGACAGTAAAGAAAAGTGACACAGGTTATCAGATATGCCTTGATGGCAGACCTGTGCGCAGCCCGGAAAAAGCCATTATTACTGTGCCAACTCCTGAATTGGCTGAAGCTGTGCAGGCTGAATGGCAGGCTGTTGATGAGGATATTCAGCCCGAAGATATGCCTCTTTATTCTATGGCCGTTACCGTGACAGACAGGGTGACCCCCCAGCGGCAAACTTTGGCAAATGAACTTGCCGCTTACCTTCATGATGATGTTTTGCGCTATCGCAGTGAGGAGGATCTGGATCTTGCGGCGCGCCAGACAGAAAAGTGGGACCCCTGGCTGAGCTGGGCTGCTGAGGCTTGTGGACTGAAACTGCCAGTAACTAGCGGATTAATGCCCCTCACAGCTGATAAAGCGGTGGAACAGATTATCCTGGACAGACTAAACCCTCTGGGTGACGCCCGATTTGGCTGTCTGTATCGCGCGGCCACCTTGTCTGGTTCTGTGGTGCTGGGGCTGGCGTTTGAAGAAGGGGTGGTCAATGCAGATGATGTATTTGAAACCGCTTTTTTGGATGAGCTGTACCAGAACAGCCTATGGGGAGCAGATGAAGAAGCGGCACATCGGCAGCAGATGATCCGTTCTGAATTAAAGGATGTTGAAAGATTTATGAATATGCTAAACCATCAGTAA
- a CDS encoding haloacid dehalogenase superfamily enzyme, subfamily IA (PFAM: haloacid dehalogenase-like hydrolase~TIGRFAM: haloacid dehalogenase superfamily, subfamily IA, variant 1 with third motif having Dx(3-4)D or Dx(3-4)E), which produces MSDTPLRLVLFDFDGTLCDSAATIIRLMKQACAACDLPVPEDNFIRGNIGHGVSHAALSYADGDPVKAGQLAEAYRMIARNEYLGGQAPLDPLFDGAAEVLSDLQSQGYLTGIITNKSRTGLHSLITRHGLDRRVDVTISADDCAVKPAPDMAMLAMRETGVDQANTVLVGDTEIDAGCAANAGIAFVGVSWGYHSPDRLTQMGAVHILRSFDELPSIVLNQFT; this is translated from the coding sequence ATGTCTGATACGCCGCTACGCCTGGTTTTGTTTGATTTTGACGGCACGTTGTGTGACAGCGCTGCAACCATTATACGGCTCATGAAACAGGCCTGTGCCGCCTGTGACCTGCCTGTTCCAGAAGACAATTTCATTCGCGGGAATATCGGGCATGGTGTTTCTCATGCAGCACTCTCTTATGCAGATGGCGATCCTGTAAAGGCAGGCCAGTTGGCAGAGGCTTACCGCATGATCGCGCGCAATGAGTATTTAGGCGGTCAGGCCCCTCTTGACCCCCTGTTTGACGGCGCAGCAGAGGTGCTGAGCGATCTTCAGTCACAAGGCTATCTGACCGGCATTATCACAAATAAAAGTCGTACTGGCTTGCATAGCCTCATCACGCGGCATGGCCTGGACAGGCGGGTTGATGTGACCATTTCAGCAGATGATTGTGCGGTTAAGCCAGCCCCGGATATGGCAATGCTGGCGATGCGGGAAACAGGTGTCGATCAGGCAAATACGGTTCTGGTTGGCGATACTGAAATTGATGCAGGTTGTGCTGCGAATGCGGGCATTGCTTTTGTGGGTGTATCTTGGGGGTATCACAGCCCTGACCGGCTTACCCAAATGGGGGCGGTTCACATTCTGCGCTCTTTTGACGAGCTTCCGTCTATCGTCTTGAACCAGTTTACCTAA
- a CDS encoding pseudouridine synthase, RluA family (PFAM: RNA pseudouridylate synthase~TIGRFAM: pseudouridine synthase, RluA family): protein MTEVNVPEDAEGMRLDRFFRKVAGPIGQGLLERQLRQGKIRLDGAKAKANTRLLPGQQLTYPEHLLTTAAGSSPSPSAPQMDQQAAYSHLSNMLVAEHTDWLALNKPAGLAVQGGSGTSRHIDGLVRAAFPGQSPKLVHRLDKDTSGLLLLARHDRAARELAAGFAQKTINKAYLALVIGDPGAEGRINAPLRKAGGKGAEKMIVDQDTGQTAVTDFLRLDKAGPVSLLALRPVTGRTHQLRVHMAAVGTPILGDGKYAGSAAHIGGFARQLHLHARFLNLADGTILSAPVAAHLQASAEQAGLAGSLPDAMPFFGFYS from the coding sequence ATGACAGAGGTGAATGTTCCAGAAGATGCTGAGGGCATGCGGCTGGACAGATTCTTTCGCAAAGTTGCAGGACCCATAGGTCAAGGTCTTCTGGAGCGTCAGCTTCGTCAGGGCAAGATCAGGCTTGACGGGGCCAAGGCGAAGGCCAATACCCGCCTTCTTCCTGGGCAACAGCTCACCTACCCAGAACATCTTTTAACTACTGCTGCCGGATCATCGCCATCACCATCTGCTCCGCAGATGGATCAGCAAGCGGCCTATAGCCATTTGTCCAACATGTTGGTTGCCGAGCATACAGATTGGTTGGCTCTGAACAAACCTGCTGGCCTTGCTGTTCAGGGCGGATCCGGTACGTCGCGCCACATTGATGGGCTGGTGCGGGCGGCGTTTCCAGGACAGTCACCCAAGCTGGTACACAGGTTGGACAAAGATACATCAGGCTTGTTGTTGCTGGCACGTCACGACCGGGCAGCACGCGAGCTGGCAGCAGGTTTTGCCCAGAAGACCATTAATAAGGCCTATCTTGCCCTTGTGATCGGCGATCCGGGGGCAGAGGGGCGGATTAATGCGCCTTTAAGAAAGGCCGGCGGGAAAGGGGCCGAAAAAATGATTGTGGATCAGGATACTGGCCAGACCGCCGTCACAGATTTTCTGCGCTTGGATAAGGCAGGTCCGGTTAGCCTTTTGGCGCTTCGACCTGTGACCGGACGCACGCACCAATTGCGTGTACATATGGCGGCTGTGGGTACGCCTATCCTTGGTGATGGAAAATATGCCGGTTCTGCTGCGCATATTGGTGGCTTTGCCCGCCAGCTTCATTTGCATGCTCGGTTTCTCAACCTTGCTGACGGCACAATTTTATCTGCTCCTGTGGCGGCCCATCTGCAGGCCAGTGCAGAGCAGGCAGGCTTGGCAGGCAGCTTGCCAGATGCTATGCCCTTTTTTGGCTTTTACAGCTGA
- a CDS encoding Integral membrane protein possibly involved in chromosome condensation (PFAM: CrcB-like protein~TIGRFAM: crcB protein), with translation MVLSVGLGGACGAISRYLISLWVTGTFGQSGWVAILFVNVAGSLMMGVMAALLATSSLVSDPVRGFVMIGFLGALTTFSSFALDAHSFFQRGELLAGGAYLFLSVGLSVAGFYAAFLVVRLLAGQG, from the coding sequence ATGGTCTTGTCAGTCGGTCTTGGTGGTGCCTGTGGGGCCATCAGCCGCTATCTAATCAGCTTGTGGGTCACCGGCACATTTGGCCAGTCTGGCTGGGTGGCCATTTTGTTTGTAAATGTGGCTGGTAGCCTCATGATGGGGGTCATGGCTGCATTACTGGCAACGTCATCTCTGGTAAGCGATCCTGTTCGCGGGTTTGTGATGATCGGATTTTTGGGGGCGTTGACGACATTTTCCAGCTTTGCTCTGGATGCGCACAGCTTTTTCCAGCGTGGAGAGCTGCTGGCAGGCGGGGCTTATTTGTTTTTGTCCGTTGGATTATCTGTTGCCGGATTTTATGCCGCGTTTTTGGTTGTGCGTTTGTTGGCGGGGCAGGGATGA